One window of Capsicum annuum cultivar UCD-10X-F1 unplaced genomic scaffold, UCD10Xv1.1 ctg79506, whole genome shotgun sequence genomic DNA carries:
- the LOC124895061 gene encoding BTB/POZ and MATH domain-containing protein 3-like, whose protein sequence is MIQNPSDSSSSKSVNETINGSHHFTIRGYSLAKGMGPGKYISSDIFNVGGYDWAIYFYPDGKNIEDSSTYVSVFIALASEGTDVRALFELTLLDQSGKVKHKVHSHFDRALESGPYTLKYRGSM, encoded by the coding sequence ATGATTCAAAATCCCAGTGATTCTTCTTCCTCAAAATCTGTAAACGAAACTATAAATGGGTCACACCATTTTACTATACGTGGTTACTCATTAGCCAAAGGAATGGGCCCTGGAAAATACATATCTAGTGACATTTTCAATGTTGGTGGTTACGATTGGGCAATTTATTTTTATCCAGATGGAAAGAATATTGAGGATTCATCCACGTATGTGTCGGTTTTTATAGCGTTGGCTAGTGAAGGAACGGATGTTAGAGCGCTTTTTGAACTGACGTTGTTGGATCAGAGTGGGAAGGTTAAGCATAAAGTTCATAGTCATTTTGATCGCGCATTGGAAAGTGGACCTTATACGTTGAAATATCGAGGGAGCATGTG